A DNA window from Bdellovibrio sp. BCCA contains the following coding sequences:
- a CDS encoding Sec-independent protein translocase subunit TatA/TatB — MNLGWTEILLIGGIALLLFGPSKLPGLGRSMGEAIRGFKKGLNEDASQEREVGKQIPQNQEQPLNQTQEEKDSHKQS; from the coding sequence ATGAATCTTGGTTGGACTGAAATCCTATTGATTGGCGGCATTGCTTTACTTCTTTTTGGCCCAAGCAAACTTCCCGGATTGGGACGTTCTATGGGAGAGGCGATCCGTGGTTTTAAAAAAGGCCTGAACGAAGACGCTTCTCAGGAACGTGAAGTTGGTAAGCAAATTCCTCAAAATCAAGAACAGCCTCTGAATCAAACTCAAGAGGAAAAAGACTCTCACAAACAATCATGA